The genomic DNA ATCACCCTGGCGTCTGCCCGGACTGGTGACGCGGGTCCTCCAGGACTACCGGGGGGCCCTGCACGAAATCGGCTTCCACGAGGGCATCCCCGAGCTGCTGCGGGAGCTGCGGAAGCGGGGGCTGCGGCTCAGCATCCTGTCCACCAATGACGAGGGAAACATCCGCGCGGTCCTCAAACGACATGCCCTGGAGGACTGGGTGGAGGGCATCCATTGCAGCAGCCGCGTGTTCGGGAAGGCCCGGCTGCTGCGGGCCCTGATGAAGCGGGGCGGACTGTCGCGCGAGCAACTCATCTACGTCGGCGATGAGTGCCGGGACGTGGAGGCCTGCAAGGAAGCGGGCGTGAAGGTGATCGCCGTCCAGTGGGGATTCGACGCGACCGCGCTGCTCCAGAAAGCCGGACCCGATGCGCTCGCGGAGCATCCGGCGAGCATCCTCGGGTGCGTGGAGCGCCTGTCGGCGGCGTGAGCCGCGTCAGGCCCTGTCGGCGACGAGCAGGGCCTCGACGTTGCCCGCGGGGCCAGGCACGGTGGAGTCCATGACCCCACGCACGGAGAGGCCCTGGTCGCGCACGAACGCGGACACGGAGTCGATGGCGCCCTGGCGCGCGGCCACGTCCCGCACCACGCCGCCCTTGCCCACCTTGTCGGGTCCCACCTCGAACTGAGGCTTCACGAGCGCCACCAGCAGGCCTCGGGGCTTGATGAAGGGCAGCACCGCGGGCAGCACCTGCGTGAGCGAGATGAAGCTCACGTCGATGACCACCACGTCCACGGGCTCGGGCAGGTCCTCGTGGGTGAGGTAGCGGGCGTTGACGCGCTCGCGCGAGCGCACGCGCGGATCGGTGCGCAGCTTCTCGTGGAGCTGGCCATAGCCCACGTCAATGGCGTGCACGCGCACGGCGCCCTCTTGCAGGAGGCAGTCGGTGAAACCGCCAGTGCTCGCGCCGATGTCCGCCGCCACCCGGCCGTGCATGTCCAGACCAAAGCGCTCGA from Melittangium boletus DSM 14713 includes the following:
- a CDS encoding HAD hydrolase-like protein; amino-acid sequence: MVTNVVFDFDGTLVDSRAVAIRIYNAIAEREGYGLLTTHELEELRNLSVLDRSKRLGVSPWRLPGLVTRVLQDYRGALHEIGFHEGIPELLRELRKRGLRLSILSTNDEGNIRAVLKRHALEDWVEGIHCSSRVFGKARLLRALMKRGGLSREQLIYVGDECRDVEACKEAGVKVIAVQWGFDATALLQKAGPDALAEHPASILGCVERLSAA
- a CDS encoding TlyA family RNA methyltransferase; its protein translation is MKPRKERLDVLVVERGLAESRTKAQALILAGQVVVADQRVDKPGSLVAVEAELRLKGEVLPYVSRGGLKLKAAIERFGLDMHGRVAADIGASTGGFTDCLLQEGAVRVHAIDVGYGQLHEKLRTDPRVRSRERVNARYLTHEDLPEPVDVVVIDVSFISLTQVLPAVLPFIKPRGLLVALVKPQFEVGPDKVGKGGVVRDVAARQGAIDSVSAFVRDQGLSVRGVMDSTVPGPAGNVEALLVADRA